The Xiphias gladius isolate SHS-SW01 ecotype Sanya breed wild chromosome 9, ASM1685928v1, whole genome shotgun sequence genome window below encodes:
- the pms2 gene encoding mismatch repair endonuclease PMS2 isoform X1 translates to MSDACSSEPAGAIKAIDRHSVHQICSGQVVLSLATAVKELVENSIDAGATNIDVKLKECGAELVEVSDNGKGVEEANFEGLTLKHHTSKLRDFSDLIHVETFGFRGEALSSLCALSDLSVVTCHESNQVGTKLVFDHKGHMVQQSPHPRQQGTTVSLQQLFYTLPVRHKEFQRNIKKEYTKMIHVLQSYCIISTGVRITCSNQNGQGKRSTVLSTSGSQSMRDNIGAIFGPKQLQSLLPFQQVSPTENIIEEYGLKDADLPKQLFTITGFVSRGDHGVGRSATDRQFFFINNRPCDPLKVTKLVNEVYHMYNRHQYPFVALNIAVASECVDVNVTPDKRQIFLQEEKLLMAILKTSLVSMYEAGVNKISLNYTPMPSSIAASASELCQASPSNENMPEPVEAVEPVIQSPKSSLNLASLKAAFSSHHSANSGNKSSMSKAANSVPTQKILHTFFKGPLKPPASNPSVKSPLKPAKGLAECSPVGKSVLDGFRYGRMSSMDTSHEKDSAVSSFVSTTVAPDSQCSGLELSSLEPVIERPSVKDETFEETPDNTPTVHEDPGPQTAPCTSNEDDTLSPDAKRARKENPDFPTEHKSDTFLNCSEGSSFSIVDAPVCLRRRTVPLQFSLQELEGKIRRIQDQQKQKAGEELCYRRFRAKINPGENQSAEEELKKEICKDMFKEMEIIGQFNLGFIITKLNSDIFMIDQHATDEKYNFEMLQQHTVLQGQKLIAPQKLHLTAVSENVLLENIEIFRKNGFEFLVEEDAQVMERVKLVSLPTSKNWTFGPADIEELIFMLSDSPGVMCRPSRVRQMFASRACRKSVMIGTALSVSEMRKLVVHMGEIEQPWNCPHGRPTMRHLANLDLISQD, encoded by the exons ATGTCTGATGCCTG TAGCTCTGAACCTGCAGGAGCCATCAAGGCCATTGACAGGCACTCGGTGCATCAAATCTGCTCAGGACAGGTGGTGCTGAGTTTGGCCACGGCTGTCAAAGAGCTGGTGGAAAACAGCATTGATGCAGGAGCCACCAACATTG ATGTGAAGCTGAAGGAGTGTGGAGCTGAACTAGTGGAAGTGTCAGACAATGGCAAAGGTGTAGAGGAGGCCAACTTTGAAGGACTCA CACTGAAGCATCACACGTCAAAGCTAAGGGATTTCTCTGATCTTATCCACGTGGAAACCTTTGGCTTCAGAGGTGAAGCCCTCAGCTCTTTATGTGCTCTGAG TGACCTGAGTGTGGTGACATGCCATGAGTCCAATCAGGTGGGAACCAAGCTGGTGTTTGACCACAAAGGCCACATGGTGCAGCAGTCACCCCATCCCCGTCAGCAAGGCACCACCGtcagcctgcagcagctcttCTACACACTGCCTGTTCGACACAAGGAGTTCCAACGCAATATTAAGAAG GAGTATACCAAAATGATACATGTCCTGCAGTCGTACTGTATCATTTCTACAGGAGTGCGTATTACCTGCTCCAACCAAAACGGGCAGGGGAAGCGCAGCACAGTGCTGAGCACCAGCGGTAGCCAGAGTATGAGAGACAATATAGGAGCCATATTTGGACCAAAACAG CTACAGAGTCTTCTGCCTTTTCAACAAGTATCCCCTACAGAAAATATTATTGAAGAATATGGACTCAAGGATGCGGATCTTCCCAAACAGCTTTTCAC CATCACGGGGTTTGTGTCAAGAGGGGACCATGGTGTTGGGAGAAGCGCCACAGACAGGCAGTTCTTTTTCATTAACAACCGGCCATGTGATCCTCTTAAG GTGACCAAACTTGTGAATGAAGTGTATCACATGTATAACAGACACCAGTATCCATTTGTTGCCTTGAACATAGCTGTTGCCTCGG AGTGTGTGGATGTGAACGTAACCCCAGACAAACGACAGATTTTCCTTCAGGAGGAGAAACTCTTGATGGCTATTCTAAAGACCTCTCTCGTCAGCATGTATGAGGCTGGAGTCAATAAGATCAGCCTGAACTATACACCAATGCCCAGCAGCA ttGCAGCATCTGCATCTGAACTATGTCAAGCTTCCCCGTCTAATGAGAACATGCCAGAACCGGTAGAGGCCGTGGAACCAGTGATACAGAGCCCAAAGTCATCCTTGAACCTGGCCAGCCTAAAAGCTGCTTTTTCAAGTCATCACAGCGCCAATTCTGGGAACAAATCAAGCATGTCAAAAGCTGCCAACAGTGTCCCAACACAGAAAATACTGCATACTTTTTTTAAGGGCCCTCTTAAACCTCCTGCTTCCAACCCAAGTGTTAAATCTCCTTTGAAACCTGCAAAAGGTCTAGCTGAATGCTCCCCAGTGGGAAAGTCGGTATTAGATGGATTTAGATACGGAAGGATGTCTTCTATGGATACAAGCCATGAAAAAGACAGTGCTGTGTCGAGTTTCGTTTCCACTACAGTGGCTCCAGATAGTCAGTGTTCTGGCCTCGAGCTCAGTTCTCTTGAACCGGTGATTGAGAGACCCAGTGTGAAAGATGAAACATTCGAAGAAACACCAGACAATACTCCAACCGTTCATGAAGACCCAGGGCCACAGACTGCGCCATGCACTTCCAACGAGGACGATACTCTGAGCCCTGATGCCAAGAGGGCCAGGAAAGAGAATCCAGATTTCCCTACAGAACACAAATCCGACACTTTCTTAAACTGTTCCGAGGGATCCTCTTTCTCTATAGTGGATGCTCCGGTCTGCTTACGGAGGAGGACGGTGCCTCTCCAGTTCTCTTTACAAGAGCTTGAAGGGAAGATAAGGAGGATACAGGACCAGCAGAAACAAAAGGCTGGTGAGGAGCTATGCTACAGACGCTTCAGGGCCAAGATCAACCCCGGAGAAAACCAAAGTGCAGAGGAAGAGCTGAAGAAGGAGATCTG TAAAGACATGTTCAAAGAGATGGAGATCATCGGGCAGTTTAACCTGGGCTTCATCATCACCAAACTCAACTCAGACATCTTCATGATTGACCAACACGCCACAGACGAGAAATACAACTTTGAGATGCTGCAGCAGCACACTGTGCTCCAAGGACAGAAACTCATAGC CCCTCAGAAACTTCACCTCACTGCAGTCAGTGAGAATGTACTCTTAGAGAACATTGAGATTTTCAGGAAGAATGGCTTTGAATTTCTGGTTGAGGAGGACG CTCAGGTGATGGAGAGGGTTAAGCTGGTATCGCTGCCCACCAGTAAAAACTGGACATTCGGTCCAGCTGATATTGAGGAGCTGATCTTCATGTTGAGTGACAGTCCAGGGGTCATGTGCCGACCATCCAGAGTCAGACAGATGTTTGCCTCCAGAGCTTGTCGGAAATCT GTGATGATTGGCACCGCTCTGAGTGTCAGTGAGATGAGGAAGCTGGTGGTTCACATGGGGGAAATTGAGCAACCATGGAACTGTCCTCACGGCAGGCCCACCATGAGACACCTCGCCAACCTGGACCTCATCTCACAAGACTGA
- the pms2 gene encoding mismatch repair endonuclease PMS2 isoform X2 has product MSDACSEPAGAIKAIDRHSVHQICSGQVVLSLATAVKELVENSIDAGATNIDVKLKECGAELVEVSDNGKGVEEANFEGLTLKHHTSKLRDFSDLIHVETFGFRGEALSSLCALSDLSVVTCHESNQVGTKLVFDHKGHMVQQSPHPRQQGTTVSLQQLFYTLPVRHKEFQRNIKKEYTKMIHVLQSYCIISTGVRITCSNQNGQGKRSTVLSTSGSQSMRDNIGAIFGPKQLQSLLPFQQVSPTENIIEEYGLKDADLPKQLFTITGFVSRGDHGVGRSATDRQFFFINNRPCDPLKVTKLVNEVYHMYNRHQYPFVALNIAVASECVDVNVTPDKRQIFLQEEKLLMAILKTSLVSMYEAGVNKISLNYTPMPSSIAASASELCQASPSNENMPEPVEAVEPVIQSPKSSLNLASLKAAFSSHHSANSGNKSSMSKAANSVPTQKILHTFFKGPLKPPASNPSVKSPLKPAKGLAECSPVGKSVLDGFRYGRMSSMDTSHEKDSAVSSFVSTTVAPDSQCSGLELSSLEPVIERPSVKDETFEETPDNTPTVHEDPGPQTAPCTSNEDDTLSPDAKRARKENPDFPTEHKSDTFLNCSEGSSFSIVDAPVCLRRRTVPLQFSLQELEGKIRRIQDQQKQKAGEELCYRRFRAKINPGENQSAEEELKKEICKDMFKEMEIIGQFNLGFIITKLNSDIFMIDQHATDEKYNFEMLQQHTVLQGQKLIAPQKLHLTAVSENVLLENIEIFRKNGFEFLVEEDAQVMERVKLVSLPTSKNWTFGPADIEELIFMLSDSPGVMCRPSRVRQMFASRACRKSVMIGTALSVSEMRKLVVHMGEIEQPWNCPHGRPTMRHLANLDLISQD; this is encoded by the exons ATGTCTGATGCCTG CTCTGAACCTGCAGGAGCCATCAAGGCCATTGACAGGCACTCGGTGCATCAAATCTGCTCAGGACAGGTGGTGCTGAGTTTGGCCACGGCTGTCAAAGAGCTGGTGGAAAACAGCATTGATGCAGGAGCCACCAACATTG ATGTGAAGCTGAAGGAGTGTGGAGCTGAACTAGTGGAAGTGTCAGACAATGGCAAAGGTGTAGAGGAGGCCAACTTTGAAGGACTCA CACTGAAGCATCACACGTCAAAGCTAAGGGATTTCTCTGATCTTATCCACGTGGAAACCTTTGGCTTCAGAGGTGAAGCCCTCAGCTCTTTATGTGCTCTGAG TGACCTGAGTGTGGTGACATGCCATGAGTCCAATCAGGTGGGAACCAAGCTGGTGTTTGACCACAAAGGCCACATGGTGCAGCAGTCACCCCATCCCCGTCAGCAAGGCACCACCGtcagcctgcagcagctcttCTACACACTGCCTGTTCGACACAAGGAGTTCCAACGCAATATTAAGAAG GAGTATACCAAAATGATACATGTCCTGCAGTCGTACTGTATCATTTCTACAGGAGTGCGTATTACCTGCTCCAACCAAAACGGGCAGGGGAAGCGCAGCACAGTGCTGAGCACCAGCGGTAGCCAGAGTATGAGAGACAATATAGGAGCCATATTTGGACCAAAACAG CTACAGAGTCTTCTGCCTTTTCAACAAGTATCCCCTACAGAAAATATTATTGAAGAATATGGACTCAAGGATGCGGATCTTCCCAAACAGCTTTTCAC CATCACGGGGTTTGTGTCAAGAGGGGACCATGGTGTTGGGAGAAGCGCCACAGACAGGCAGTTCTTTTTCATTAACAACCGGCCATGTGATCCTCTTAAG GTGACCAAACTTGTGAATGAAGTGTATCACATGTATAACAGACACCAGTATCCATTTGTTGCCTTGAACATAGCTGTTGCCTCGG AGTGTGTGGATGTGAACGTAACCCCAGACAAACGACAGATTTTCCTTCAGGAGGAGAAACTCTTGATGGCTATTCTAAAGACCTCTCTCGTCAGCATGTATGAGGCTGGAGTCAATAAGATCAGCCTGAACTATACACCAATGCCCAGCAGCA ttGCAGCATCTGCATCTGAACTATGTCAAGCTTCCCCGTCTAATGAGAACATGCCAGAACCGGTAGAGGCCGTGGAACCAGTGATACAGAGCCCAAAGTCATCCTTGAACCTGGCCAGCCTAAAAGCTGCTTTTTCAAGTCATCACAGCGCCAATTCTGGGAACAAATCAAGCATGTCAAAAGCTGCCAACAGTGTCCCAACACAGAAAATACTGCATACTTTTTTTAAGGGCCCTCTTAAACCTCCTGCTTCCAACCCAAGTGTTAAATCTCCTTTGAAACCTGCAAAAGGTCTAGCTGAATGCTCCCCAGTGGGAAAGTCGGTATTAGATGGATTTAGATACGGAAGGATGTCTTCTATGGATACAAGCCATGAAAAAGACAGTGCTGTGTCGAGTTTCGTTTCCACTACAGTGGCTCCAGATAGTCAGTGTTCTGGCCTCGAGCTCAGTTCTCTTGAACCGGTGATTGAGAGACCCAGTGTGAAAGATGAAACATTCGAAGAAACACCAGACAATACTCCAACCGTTCATGAAGACCCAGGGCCACAGACTGCGCCATGCACTTCCAACGAGGACGATACTCTGAGCCCTGATGCCAAGAGGGCCAGGAAAGAGAATCCAGATTTCCCTACAGAACACAAATCCGACACTTTCTTAAACTGTTCCGAGGGATCCTCTTTCTCTATAGTGGATGCTCCGGTCTGCTTACGGAGGAGGACGGTGCCTCTCCAGTTCTCTTTACAAGAGCTTGAAGGGAAGATAAGGAGGATACAGGACCAGCAGAAACAAAAGGCTGGTGAGGAGCTATGCTACAGACGCTTCAGGGCCAAGATCAACCCCGGAGAAAACCAAAGTGCAGAGGAAGAGCTGAAGAAGGAGATCTG TAAAGACATGTTCAAAGAGATGGAGATCATCGGGCAGTTTAACCTGGGCTTCATCATCACCAAACTCAACTCAGACATCTTCATGATTGACCAACACGCCACAGACGAGAAATACAACTTTGAGATGCTGCAGCAGCACACTGTGCTCCAAGGACAGAAACTCATAGC CCCTCAGAAACTTCACCTCACTGCAGTCAGTGAGAATGTACTCTTAGAGAACATTGAGATTTTCAGGAAGAATGGCTTTGAATTTCTGGTTGAGGAGGACG CTCAGGTGATGGAGAGGGTTAAGCTGGTATCGCTGCCCACCAGTAAAAACTGGACATTCGGTCCAGCTGATATTGAGGAGCTGATCTTCATGTTGAGTGACAGTCCAGGGGTCATGTGCCGACCATCCAGAGTCAGACAGATGTTTGCCTCCAGAGCTTGTCGGAAATCT GTGATGATTGGCACCGCTCTGAGTGTCAGTGAGATGAGGAAGCTGGTGGTTCACATGGGGGAAATTGAGCAACCATGGAACTGTCCTCACGGCAGGCCCACCATGAGACACCTCGCCAACCTGGACCTCATCTCACAAGACTGA
- the rsph10b gene encoding radial spoke head 10 homolog B — MTRGKDAKKTAIRNGKQESEKTCGNGELPQTAEGRQKRKLVSCSGSLQVNSAGAQLNQTDHPGHHVSDERPENDDMHELPTVLNLIVQRYEGETCEGQFHGEAVACFEGGHMYKGMFTKGLMDGPGVFTWADGLKYEGEFVRNMPMGQGAFTWPNGSSYKGEVYKGVRHGTGTYKCAKNGVSYRGHWHQGKRHGKGEVYYNQAKTSWYKGDWVKNNKEGLGVRCYPSGNIYSGEWKNNLRHGQGTMRWLKQEQLYIGMWQDGVQHGRGTHAWILRRANGSQYSQSNQYTGDFVQGQRHGQGTFCYAGGATYEGAWKNNKKHGKGKFTFKDGHVFEGEFVDDQMMTPNLNGNRTPTPLCGAFPLSGCDSSVLGPNMALNIEYVLDKIPERKRDTERKQVEFVLLRKDTELRSIYSFYSRLGRAHSPDNTFLLTRLQLWRLLKDCSIHHHDITLAQMDHFIKDTTTETHSPFTPIPLRRLLSCLVIVAYHIYNKDMVSQKYILAACLSKLMTDNILPNAKNVKGFLFGQPGLPVVAMNYTKRCWEVYQEYCRYHAAPRDDQTMTCRHLLWMFKDLHLLDNELTTARLLRIITAESHDPNNLSSCLDLEITFLEFFEVLLGCSEVKSQPASQSLEERRSLSRSNAETRTDLAEVEASEKVLQTTSSPSQSIQKFSDNTELSPVQSILESQQDVKTKVNKQSQSGEHMKEHIGEVNGIQTRGTEARDRTIHQFFNHLFFPAFDHHQLGTKNMKINSGRRPSCISLAEA, encoded by the exons ATGACACGGGGCAAGGACGCGAAGAAAACTGCGATAAGAAATGGTAAACAGGAAAGCGAGAAGACGTGTGGAAACGGAGAGCTGCCACAGACCGCGGAGggaagacaaaagagaaagttAGTGAGCTGCTCTGGTAGCTTACAGGTGAATTCAGCGGGTGCGCAACTGAACCAAACCGACCACCCAGGCCACCATGTCAGTGATGAGCGGCCCGAGAACGATGACATGCATGAACTCCCCACAGTACTTAACCTAATAGTTCAGAG ATACGAAGGGGAAACCTGTGAAGGCCAGTTTCATGGAGAGGCTGTGGCTTGTTTTGAAGGAGGCCATATGTACAAG GGCATGTTTACCAAGGGACTTATGGATGGACCTGGTGTCTTCACATGGGCAGACGGATTGAAATATGAG GGAGAATTTGTGCGCAACATGCCCATGGGCCAGGGTGCCTTCACCTGGCCAAATGGCAGCTCCTATAAGGGAGAAGTCTACAAGGGTGTACGACATGGGACTGGAACTTACAAATGTGCCAAAAACGGTGTGTCATACAGAGGGCATTGGCATCAGGGCAAGAGGCATGGAAAG GGTGAAGTGTATTATAACCAGGCTAAGACGTCTTGGTACAAAGGAGATTGGGTGAAGAACAACAAAGAGGGATTGGGAGTCAGATG CTACCCCTCTGGTAACATTTACTCTGGTGAGTGGAAGAACAACCTGAGACATGGACAGGGCACGATGAGGTGGCTGAagcaggaacagctgtatattGGGATGTGGCAGGATGGAGTCCAG CATGGGCGAGGAACACATGCTTGGATCCTGAGGCGAGCGAATGGATCCCAGTATTCCCAGAGTAATCAGTACACAGGGGATTTCGTTCAGGGTCAGAGGCACGGACAGGGAACATTTTGCTATGCTGGTGGTGCAACCTATGAAGGAGCAtggaagaacaataaaaaacatgGGAAG GGAAAATTCACATTTAAGGATGGGCATGTTTTTGAAGGAGAGTTTGTGGACGATCAGATGATGACACCCAACTTGAATGGAAACAGAACTCCCACTCCTCTGTGCG GCGCATTTCCGCTGTCAGGTTGTGATTCATCTGTCTTAGGACCGAACATGGCTCTGAACATTGAATATGTTCTGGATAAAATCCCTGAGAGAAAGCGTGACACTGAGCGCAAACAG GTGGAGTTTGTGTTACTGAGGAAAGACACGGAGCTACGGTCCATCTATAGTTTCTACAGCAGACTTGGCCGTGCCCACTCCCCGGATAACACTTTCCTGCTGACCCGCCTGCAGCTCTGGCGCCTGCTCAAAGACTGTAGTATTCACCATCACGACATCACTCTGGCTCAGATGGACCATTTTATCAAAG ATACAACTACAGAGACTCACTCTCCTTTTACCCCAATTCCACTTCGTAGGCTCCTCAGCTGTCTAGTGATCGTGGCCTACCACATCTACAATAAAGACATGGT GTCACAAAAGTACATTCTGGCTGCCTGCTTATCCAAACTGATGACAGACAACATCCTTCCTAATGCTAAGAATGTAAAAG GCTTCCTGTTTGGACAACCAGGCCTCCCAGTGGTGGCTATGAACTACACAAAGAGGTGCTGGGAAGTCTATCAGGAGTACTGCAGATACCATGCAGCCCCCAGAGATGACCAGACCATGACCTGCAGACACCTGCTGTGGATGTTCAAG GATCTTCATCTGTTGGACAATGAGCTGACTACAGCGAGGTTACTGAGGATCATCACTGCAGAGAGCCATGACCCCAACAACCTGTCCTCCTGCCTCGATCTGGAG atTACATTCCTGGAGTTTTTTGAGGTACTTCTGGGTTGTTCTGAAGTGAAGTCTCAGCCGGCTTCTCAGAGCCTGGAGGAACGGCGGTCCCTTTCCAGATCTAATGCTGAGACCAGGACAGATCTTGCCGAGGTGGAGGCCAGCGAGAAAGTCTTACAGACTACAAGCAGCCCTTCCCAGTCG ATACAGAAATTCAGTGACAACACAGAATTATCCCCTGTTCAGAGCATCTTGGAGAGTCAACAAGATGTCAAGACTAAAGTCAACAAACAATCACAGTCTGgag AGCACATGAAAGAGCATATAGGTGAGGTAAATGGCATTCAAACCAGAGGAACGGAGGCCAGAGACCGGACAATTCATCAGTTCTTCAACCACCTTTTCTTCCCTGCGTTTGACCATCACCAGTTGGGGACTAAAAACATGAAGATAAATTCTGGCAGGAGGCCGAGTTGCATCAGTCTAGCTGAGGCCTAA